The Asterias rubens chromosome 14, eAstRub1.3, whole genome shotgun sequence DNA segment GCTTGAAGTGTATAATTTTACAAGCCGCCTTGAGAATTAGAGGCCTTTATAAGACctataaaaaaatgcaatttactttaaaaaaaagaaaacactgcTGCGGCTTTCCCATGATATACTTCAGATTTCTGATGAAAACTCATCATTCTAAAATGTCTGAAACGTGTCATGCATGAacgtttttcagattgaaatattGTTGATTCCCTTTCTCTGTAAAACCGCATTCCTGTGAAgggaattgtttttcaaaatattatGCATTATCAACAGTGCTTTTTATCAAGTTTAGACACTCACTTATAAATTGTTTGGGGGTAATTACCCATAGagggcctcaaaataacccatgaCACCCACCGCACTTGTCGTGGTGCTCTGTGCCTTTTTGTGGAGCCTTCTGCAAATTCCACTACAACTTTACATTTTCTTCATACAAATGCCCTTATGAGaggaaaaattgctgtgccccttaaCAGAGGAAACtgctgtaccccttcaagaatgaaatCCAAGGCCTGCCAAGGAATACACCCTTTAAGATACAGGCAACGGCTACATAAACTAGCCTTCGTAACGGCATCGTACCGCTAAGACATAATTACATTAACTTCCTATTAGTTGTATCATGCATGCTGCTTAACATCTTCGAGTATCATGAGCGGCAGTCTGTCCTAGAGCTCGGAAGTATTCCTGATCGCCCCGGATCCTCACATTACCAAATGGGGCCTTGTTATTATCTCATTTTATCCAAAGTGTAGGTTTTAGAAATTAaagaagtttgtatatataaatAGATAGGCCTATACAAGATTCTTACATTTCCTTGTAGatatattttaataaatttttgttattgttgacaGGTGTCATGTGATATCATGTGGTCCCAATCACACGTTGTCATTTGAACATTGTTTAAGAACATGTTTAAACTTGCTGTGGGATTTTGATGAGTTTAGAGAGGCTTATGGTAAGAAAGTTGAGTTAGTAATGGATGATATTGAACtataagaacaaaacaaactccATCGCCAATCTCGTTTCTCTAATAGAGACTGGGTTTATAGCTAGTCAATGACACAATGGATAGCCCAGGTTTCTGAGTTTAGCTCGTATATGTAATGGATGATATTGGACGTAGAACAACACTATCCCACCATCCACATCTCGTTTCTCAACTGTTGAGACGATTTTATCGCTAGTCAATGACACAATGGCCCAGGCTTCTGGTAAGAAAGTTTAGCTAGACTGCTTATTGCTAGTATGGACTTGGAACAACACTATCCCACCATCCACATCTCGTTTCTCAACTGTTAAGACGAGTTTATCGCTAGTCAATGACACAATGGACAGCCCGCAAagtcaataaacacaaacacagtCAACAAACTTCTCCAACACTTTCTTGATCGGCCAACCTGTCCGTCAAGACAATAATTGCGTACCTGTCAACTCGGACATTAATACCCGGGTCATCCCCAATCTATCTTCTGGTATGGAATAACAAAATTGCGCGAGGTCACATGGGGTTCTCGCTTAGCTCCCCGTTCCTCCGATCCATTGCCACTTTACGATCCAAACAACCCTTCAAAAGTACAAGCGCTAACAGGTGTTCTGAAAAATCGCCACATGATGCCGCGTTTTCTGCCTCCATCCACGAAACCTGAGCATAAAACAGGCAATTTGTGCGAAAACCGAATCCACCGTCTGCCCCATCTCCTACCCAAGAAGCATCCACCAAATCGCCACTTATACTCCCCCAGTACTGCGGAAATACCGCATTTACCTAAGAAATCCTGTCAGGTTTTTACTCTCCCTTTCTCCTCTCAACGAgcgcgtgtttttttttaaggggtgAGAGAATTCCGCGTGTTTGGAGAAAAGTGCCGCCATGCTTCATTTGCATATATGGCTCTTCGGTCATTGGAGGTTGCTGAATGAATCCCAAGGTTTTATATTCGTATTTGCAATGCAACACGGCAGAAAAATATTACGGGGTGCATTTACGAAGACAGGTGCGACTGGAGTGCTAAGgcactgtgattttgtttcgCGTTAAGTTCCTGTATGAGATGGAAGGAgcctttttatttaaacaacagGAGGGGACTGATTTCTCTTTTAGTTGGGGAGTTTGAAGAGGGGAGACGAGAGCTTAAGTGCTCGGTTTGGGGGCTGAATTCATAAGATTTGGCCTTTTCGCAGTTCCTTATACTACTTCTTCAGGAAGCTGAAATTTGACGTTTTAAAAGATGTGCATTTTTGAGCAGTATATCTGTGTGGTTTAGGTAATGAAGATCATAAATATCACACCAGACACTTATAATCACTTTTAATGACTTGTAAAAATTGACGTTTTGATCAGCATGATCTGATGTCTTCAAGAAAAAAACTACCTATACTGATACTGTGTTTACAGTAAATAATGCTAAGTGATGTTTTGGTTCGACGGATTGTCATTGTAGTGTCTAGTGAAGActagaaacaaacacaaatcaaCGTTTCGATGCTCTGATGGTCTTCAAGCAAGAAAACCCCAGAATGATGCTATGTATAAAGCAAATAATGCTAAGTGATATTTTGGATTGCCTTTGTAGTGTCTAGTGAAGACTTGTTGTTACGCCTGAGTTACTATAGCATCTCCCTATGACTCACACTGCCATAGAGAGGAGATCCACGTATACCGAGCTACACGTTGTAAATTAGATTGAGGATACCATCGCATCAGCATTGTCAGTGTGTGTTGCCTAGGGTCCAATTGGTGTGGTTTTGTTTAACCTTGATGTTAAATTCCTTCAAGTGTTGGATTCATTGCAGCCTTAATCTCTATATTTGGACCGGGTTCAAAAACTTACAATTATCACAAGATGTTTGAGTTCAATTCGTGAAGCTTATGGCTTCAATTGTTaaggtttgttttaaaactgtcTACATGCATTTCTTACAACTATTATATTCAATGCAGAAATTCCATCACTTCTGAGAAATCGTACAGAATCGTAAATATTTAAACTCCACGCCACGCTCACAATATTTTGTCTGTTTTCCCATCCTCCTTCCCACCTCTCCTCGGTAGTAGGGAGACAAAGTCAACACAGCCACGGCTTCCTAATGTAAACAGCACCTTGTTGTTGCACATTTTAACGACCCCGCGTAAACATCATAATGATCATTTCACCAAGTTCTAACCAAATTCATTAAAACCTTATCCATCCATTTCCAACCGAGGGAACCTACAAGCTGTgttgacattaattttaaagCTTCATCAAAAAAATCCAACCTCCGAAACATCTTTTCTCATATTTATCTATCCAGACCCCCAAAAACCATCTCAGTCACTGACAAAACAGCTTAAGTACTTACCCAGTTAACATTAATAATCTCATCCACACTTCAatcctcaaaacaaaaaatatgaccCATTCACTAAAGCTGTATTAACAAAGACATAAATCTTTTAGTTTTGTCCCAAAACTCcttatttttttacatgtttcGGTCAAAAACCATCACCTCATCTGAATCAACACAAATCAGCCCAGTTCAGACCCAATAATGAGAATCCAATACACTAGAACCATCTTCAATTCCCAAGACAATACACCGTTTCTCATGATTGTTTTCTCTTTctcttgtgtttttctctctccCTACGAAGGCAGGAAACAGATCACAGAGCAATGCAGAATCTTGTTCTCACACACACAAGATCTTCGGTAAGTTTTAAAAgattatttttctctctttaaTTACATCCTCTGTATACTTTGATTATCTGCATATCTTGTAATCAGACCAGGGCTCAATTGCATAGAGTTGATTTCTCATCTATTTCTCCTTTCAATACATCTTTTTAAATGATAAAGAGGGTTTAATTGATCTGGTGTTTTGGTTGAGTTTCTTAGTCAGGCCAACATTGACACATGATAAGATTGTTACCATGATCTCAGCCTCACAAAAAAATGCTGATTTAAATTATTGACAGAGAGGAATCGTTAACAAGCTAAAATAATCCCCTCTTTGATACAAATGATTTGAATGACAGTGCTTATATATTTGGATATTTGAAGGGGcccatgtgtttaaaaataactCAATATAGATTTTGTAGTATGTCTGTACATGAACGCATTGTGTGTTATCGACAGAATGTACTTTTGAGTAATATATAGTCGTACTTGTCCTAGATTTAAACACTTAATTCTACACCACACTACCAAGAAAAACAGTCAATCTTAAAGACACCGGTGTAATCTTTTAAAAGAAGCATGGCcaccaaaacaaaatgagacAACAGCTCCACATCCAGCCTCATTTAAATAAGAATAAGCCAAGACATTGATGGTCCTTACCATGGCTTCACACTTAGCCACCACTCCACCAAGAAGAAAGAGCTATGACGATAGCTTCTTAAAGAGCCAAggtttttcctccatggttgttgCGTCTTGTACTTTCTCATCAAAGTGCACTGCTCTTTACAAATTTAGTTACAAATTTTCACACTCTCTATTGGGTCCCTAggcttttttcttttctttgtgaGATGAGGTTAGTATCTTGCCACTGGGCAGTGCACCTGTTAAAATTGAACCACTGTTACAAAGATCATACCAAGGGGTggctaaaaaaagaaacatgcgGATGAGAAAGGTGGGGATATTTTGGAGAGGCGTCGACGGGGTGGAGGAGGGAAAATATGGAGATGGGAAAATGATTGGGGAGAGTAAGGTTGGTAATGTGATAATGATGTGTGGGTTTGATGTCTGACTTAATTTTCGTGATCAGAATTGCATctgaatttctttttatttttgtaaaacataGGGTGAAATGAGATGGGCTGTTTCagggggtttttttttaaagaaaagtgtAAGCTTTAATAATTCTTCATTTgtagttaaaaataaataagaaatttAACTggttaattaaaggcagtggacactattggtaattactcagaataattattagcataaaaccttatttggtaacgagtaatggggagaggttgatggtataaatcattgtgagaaacggctccctctgaagtgacatagttttcgagaaagaagtaatttttttatgaatttgatttcgaaacctcaggtttagaatttggggtctcgaaatcaaccatctaaacgcacacaacttggtgtgacaatggtgttttttctttcattattatctcgcagcttcgacgaccaattgagctcaaatttccacaggtttgttattttatgcatatgttgagatacacctagtgagaagactggtttttgacaattaccattagtgtccactgtctttaaatgatcTAGATTCCTTATAGTGAAATCCATAAAATCATACCCTTGGCAAACTGCAAATAAAAGATGTATCTACTTTGTTGAGCACAAGTACACAGTTTGTGCCTTCTATGCATATTGTAAGCAAGGGGTGTCTGTGTGTGTCTTGTGGCCACCCTGTTGTAAATTTAGACACCATGTTTGATCTGCCATttcagttcagttttattttccactcaatcatttcagatgacaagatataacatagagtagtaaagatacactatagattaagtggtggaggactcccaaaagcaagcttgtagggtggagtcccccagggatgtgagtaaatacaaacgtagtttgttttcagaacaatgCCTGGGATATTTAAAACACTTTACATGTAAATACATTGTAAATGAACAACTTGGACATCCATTATGTAATATTCAAGCAAATTTGGACACACTTTACCAAATCCTGACTAAAACGCTGCTGCTACTTTGTTTGCTCTGTTGTAGTTCACAGCTAGTAGAAGACAACTTGAAAGTGTATGTCGAGTTTGTTGTACGTGCATGGGGttggtttgggggggggggggggcagcacTTTCATGGAAAACCTCATTCAAAACGTTCCACCATATCATCACTATAAAAACGACCTTGGAGATTCCCATGGCATTTGAGCACAGGTCCTTAACTTGCACAGTAACGTAATTACATTGTGTATTGTAGTGCTTCACCGCGAGGACGAGACAACCTGTTATAGAACAAATTGAGAGCCATGTTGTAACACTTGAGTGTTAGGGGGTAGATTATAAACGCACTCCGGAGGGTCGCTACGACCCTGTGTTGCACCGGGTGTAAGCACCCGTGCCCCCCGCGCTCTGAACGGTTGAACTTCGGTGAAGAGCCCCGCTTTATTTACCCGTGCCTCCATCAATTTCTACAAGTACACAAGATCAATCAACAGCCACTCGTTCCCAACGGAGGGTTTTTGACCGCGGGTTTTTACAAGCATTAGAGAGTTGCGTAATGTTAACAATAGCGGAGCAACCATGGCGAGTTTAGTGCCATTATTAAAGTGTGCTTTAGCTGATGGTATTAGCAAACAATAGGTAGAGGCATTGGTGCTCGAGCAACCATGTCACTTGCTAACACATTGCTTTAATTTATGAACAGCGAGCGCTACTGGTTGAATTCACACATTTTTCACTGTCAGTTTCCCCCATCTATAATCTGGTCCCACTACTGTGTCAGTCAATTATTTGAGTACATATCACTTGACACTGTTATTTATGATAAGGTAATAAAAAAGATAGCAGGGTGTTTCATCTGAATTGGTCGTAAATTCACAGGGTTTAAAACCGTGACATGTCTGCCACTGTATTACGCAGTGGTTGCATGTGTGGTCTGACCTCAGCTAGCCACCCTCATGGACACATGTGAATTAATGCTCACTGACCTTAAAGAAAATCTCAACTGAAGACACTCTACAAAACAACTTCCTTGTTTGTTACTCCGTAATGGGTAAACAACACCCCCAGTAAACAAGATCTTATATAAAACTACCATTAGTGTAGAGCAAGAACACAACAATCCCCGCAAGTAAACTTGCTTGGTGTAGTTTAATATACTGAACAAAATGCTGTACAATGGGGGAAAAATGTCATGTTCATACGATGaagaaataaattgaattgaattaaatattgTAATAGTTCGCGCActtcaaaattgtcaaaatcaACAACTACAAACGTGACGTTGTGGTGAATAGATTCGGTGAACTTTGATctactttgttttttaataaactcatatattttgtttgttatccaTTGTTGTACTTCCAAAATGTAATACACTATGAAACAATGTAATACAATGCGCCCCTTCAGATCAATCTTAAAAATGGTCGACATCCGGttccaaattgtttttgtttttaaatatagaCGCACGTTATTGACaaatacaaaaatcaataaatagGGACATACATGATCGTGGCTCTGCACATGTGATAAATAACTGTGTtgatgagaaaatataattatctgttgcaaactgcttaccacgtaaaaggacctatggtagtTAATGGCCTGTCGTTTCGACCCAGAGTCTTTCTGAAGGCTAATACAAGGATAAGCTATGTTTAtctcaactttttaaaaactataaaaaaatatattcccTATATAAGTTTCGTTTGCCATTTTTGGTTTATCAACTttgtatcatcatcatttagctTGTGTTTATCCAGTGTAAGATAAAGCCCTCCTCGTGTAaatgccattcatttctatCTAAGCACTCAACTTTTTATACAAGCACTTATCAATAATTAAATTCAAAGGACCTTCATCATTTTAAACTGATAGTTTAAATTTGTGAGTTGCCTAATGTCAAAATGTGATCCCACCAAAACATTACATTTCACACAGCGGTAACGAACTCCCAAGCGCCCTGTAAGTAAAACTATCGCCGTGTATCAGGCGTCCCGTACGGCGCTAGGACGCGAACAAACCCCGCTCCAAGCCAAAACCTGTCATCTAGAGTTTGCTAAATTGTTTCTCCCACCGTCAATTTAAACCGATTCTCTCAACCACTGTTCCTTCCACAACATCGGGTAAATTACCTCCACAAATAATTACTGGTGTTGTTTCATCACTGTGGGGAGCGAAGCTAACTTTTAGCCTCTGGCACAAATCCTTTCTTCCCTTTCGAAGGAACACCTGAAATACACAAGGCATGATTTGCAGCAGCGCGCACGTGTGCGTAGAATTACTCACTATTAGAACGTGGCGATAAAATAACATGCACAAAGTCTACCATAATGTTATTTCTTCATTTCCTTCACAAATCACGTCCGGAATTAGGGTAATTTATccagtgttttttgttgtgtttacatcTGCTAAATACgcaaatgtaaatctgttgacaaaataatgtggtgaattaatttttgttaaagctGATTTGGTAATATTGCCTGCAACCAAATTAGTGTCACTGGTTACGTCGGTCGAACCATACCTCGCTTCCATTATGACGAGAAGTAGTTTAAATTGGATGAGTCGAGGGAAAACATAAAgcaacttttgtgttttgtcattAATTGAATGGAGGAAAACATGTAGGGTTCATTATAATTGTGAATGGAAATATGGTTTGATTGAACTATCAGTTGAAATaaattgcaatatttgttttaattttatagcATGCACTTCTTTAGTATTAGGATAATATTTAAATAGATAAATTTGCAtgtgggataaagaatattacttgTGCTTACTATGCACTGGTTAAGCACTGTACACCAaatactttcccaagttctgtggtagttatttgtcaaaatgtccTGATCTTTGAATCTATCTGTAAAAATGTCTTTTGGAAGTCGAGGAAGTAAAACGATGAACCCTACAACATTGCATCTTAGTTTGTTCATCAAAAGTGAATCAAGCACAATACAAATAGACACTTATAAGGAACATTGTTCcgttaattattttttataaacttaaccactgccaaaacataggattcgaactgcctctagctaccgggaaatctcggtagtctagttggtaagacactgttctagaattgcaaaggtcgtgggttagaatgccgagtaatatgcatgtgatatttgttcacaggactcgggaaagtactgagtatagtgctaacatacatcggtgtatggggaaaaaacaaaatgacacttGCTTGGAACATTTTTccgtaaaaaaataataagtttaacCACATTGAGAATGGattcaacagttttttttttttacaataccaATTAACACTTTCTAACCTGGAATATTACTCCCCtacaattttaataaattttcCCAATTTAGAATGGGCTCAACGGTTTGTGGGAACAATAATTACCACTTTTCAATCTGGGATATTACTCCATCACAATTTTAATACATCTACCCAATTGGGAATTGGCTCAACATTTCATTTAAACATAGCATGTACCAGTCATGTCCCATCCAGTTATTCCAACACTCCACCGTTTACCAATTAGTAATCAAACATTCTAGCATTAAAATTAAATGTCAACACGACTACCAATTACACCATCGCTCCCGCCATCAAGCTAATTAAATCTCACCACACTACTGTAAATATTACAGAACTACCCCCCCCCTTCGTCTTCTGGAAATCTAATATCGACTGTAGAGCAACTTATTAAAAATCCACAAgaattatatatttattgaccaaaccaacagcggacgagccgccaattacaggaaaggataaatTAAGTGGGCCTATTTTACTTAGTTCACATCTACTTGTAAGATAACACGGGTGGTGGGGAAAGTTGATCGTGTGGAAATGGTTTCTGAGTTGGAGCGTTAGATTTTAGATGAAATAAATTACttcttctgaagaaaaaaatcttcacattattttcttttaaagggaatgttggTGTGGAGGAGGTTTTTCTTCAACAAGTTGACAATTACTGCTTGATTTGGGGGGTTTGGTTTTACGGTAAAACCTGTGTGGAAGTTGGACATCGTTTGTATGATGAAAATGATTTAAATTCTGATCAAAAATGATTTATCAAAAGTTTCAGTTTTTGACATCTAAGATTAAATTTGCAATACTTTCCTAGTTATTGTTCGACTTGATATGGGTTAGCTATTTAAATACTTCTAGTGGTTTTCTTTATCACAAAGTctatcaaaatgtttttaattttgaatttatgAAACAGTGGACAGTGAATTGAATTCGCTTTTTAAGCGAGTACAATCAAGTCTAGTATTCCTTTACTTTTTGACATGAACTCGTGTTTGTAAAAGTAAACAGTTATTTTTTCTAAATTGTCTCAAGATTTTCTGAATGGAATTGTGACTCTATAAACCAACTTGACCCCATTTCAGCAAATAAAATCAACTTTGATTGTGTATAGAAGTATCGAACTGTGAGTGCAGCCTCTGTAACGAAACAGAGACGGGGGAAAACGAAGAATGTATTAAGAGTCCAGAGTTTGAAGAAAATCGAAATCTGGTCATTGATTTTGCAGAGGGGgaatgtttggaaaaggaaactAAATGATTGTTTACAAACTGTTCGCTTACAGCAGAATCGGTTAGctagaacttgttcttctttttctattttgtaAAGATGATAAGGTAGGGAGTTACATAGGTGAGTATAATACCTGTTTGTGTTTTAATGAATATAATAATTACCATACACCTGTAATTTGTTGTCAAAGGGTTGATGAATAATTCAGATCGGTTGTAGAAAAGTTCGGTCAAAGTATTTGATAGGGGTGCtgcatttttggtttttactaattgcaatgttgttgttttttcttgcaaaCCATACCAAACCATAGTTTATTAATGATAGGCCTATAAATTGATAGTTTAGAGGTTAGTACTTTTTTTGTTATGGCCAGGTTTGTGTTTTAAGTGTTGGGTCAaagtattatttgtaatggttgTGAAGCACTTGTGCTTTTTACTTATTTTGCAATACTTTTACAATTTCCCGCAAAACGTAGTCACTACTCTACCGTATAATTGATTTAAAGAAGACAGTTTGTGAATAAGTTAGTCCATTTGTTGTAATTCTGCtaggtttgtgtttttaaaatcttCAAGCGTGATCACGTACAATAGTTACGACTACCATAGGACTCTCATAAAAGACAACTTAAGTCTAAATCGTTTGTCAACAAGCGacaattgttattttcttgctCTGCTAAGTGTCAAAGCAAAGAAGAGTTTAAGACGTGCATAGTACTTTTAATACGGTTTGGATTCCCACACATGGGATACTTATCAATGGGTACTGAACAACTTTGATGAAATTTGGGGGATTTAGTGATTAAGTTCTTACCTGCAAGTCTCAACGCAGACATTCTTTGGAACTCCGGTTCTTGAAGCCATTTCCACATCCGTCTGAAAGTCTCTCGCCCGGATTTGAGCTTACTCCACGGTTTAGGATTCCGAAGGAGGTCGCTCAGTGTTCCTTGACTCCGGCATAACACTCTCTGTGCAAAAACGGCTTGTGGAATACTGTATCTTTTCAACTCACTCGTGACTCGTCCGGCGACTTCTTTCGTGTTCACTTCTTCGCCGTTGTTTGCTGTGTCCACCCGGTTGGAGTTTAGCGAGCCACGCTCGCCAGACCGCACGGAGTTCGGGCTCGGGTGTGTATGACCGGTCATGCCGGTGTAACCGTTCAACACCATGGGGCTTGTTAAACCCGATCTTTGGTGATGGTGTGAAGGGGGTTGTAGTGCTCTCATATGGTGTGGAGAGCTGGCATGATGTGTGAATTGTTCATAGCCGTTCATAGGGGATGCATATCTTGCATCTTGGGGTGTACATGACATAGTTCCGTGGTGTGGCGAGCCATACCCACCCATTGATTGGTGATGACCGTAGCCGTTTAAAACGGAATTGTGTCCCATGCCACTGTGGGCAACCATAGAGGAATGTCCCATGTTCATACTGCCAAGTTTATCATAAGGATTCGACGACATCCCGTGAAGATTTGACCCATTCATCAAAGTGAAACTCCCACTCATATTCGAGGCTTCATGTCTGAATTTATCCGACACAGTCGAGATGGGCGGAAGTGGTTGGAGAGGGGTTAGAGTGGTGAAGTTATTTGAGCTAGTTGCAACTGACTGCTGGTGGTACCCGTTCATGTTGAGAGCACCCATGCTGTAGTCGGCAACACTGCGGAAATCTGGCTCCAACATACTGGCTAATGAGGCTCCAAGCCCGATGCCAGAGTTCCTTGAAGTCTTGGCAAGTTCAACCGGGCTAAAGAAATCGCAGGTAATCGCGGCTGATGATGAGTAGGCAGTGGACGGGCTGGAATCCGAATGTCCACCGTCGCCCAATCCGCTATCCAATGTGGCTGCTAGCTCGCTCGACAGCATTACAACGCCTCTGCCCACAGCCGTGAATAAAGCACAATACACGGGGGCCGGGTTTAAGAAAAATCACCCACAGATACCGCGTCAAACGCACGGTGATGATCAGCAAAGCTCCACACAGCAAAACCCGTACGTAACACTAGTATACAACAGCGCATAGAAACACACAAGTAGAATGTACGACTCCAACCATAGGTAGGgccaaagaaaaaaaccaatcGGAAATGGGACTGCAGAAGCAAGCTTGATTACACCGGGTGAGAACGCATGGAGACAAAACTACTATATGATGCATTGCCTAGTCCGTGCCATCTTG contains these protein-coding regions:
- the LOC117299533 gene encoding one cut domain family member 2-like; translation: MLSSELAATLDSGLGDGGHSDSSPSTAYSSSAAITCDFFSPVELAKTSRNSGIGLGASLASMLEPDFRSVADYSMGALNMNGYHQQSVATSSNNFTTLTPLQPLPPISTVSDKFRHEASNMSGSFTLMNGSNLHGMSSNPYDKLGSMNMGHSSMVAHSGMGHNSVLNGYGHHQSMGGYGSPHHGTMSCTPQDARYASPMNGYEQFTHHASSPHHMRALQPPSHHHQRSGLTSPMVLNGYTGMTGHTHPSPNSVRSGERGSLNSNRVDTANNGEEVNTKEVAGRVTSELKRYSIPQAVFAQRVLCRSQGTLSDLLRNPKPWSKLKSGRETFRRMWKWLQEPEFQRMSALRLAGKNLITKSPKFHQSCSVPIDKYPMCGNPNRIKSTMHVLNSSLL